GCGGCCTTGGGGGTCGTAGGAGTAGGTGTTTCCGCCCGGCGATGCGGTGAGTTCGCCTCGCGCGTTGTAGGTGTATGGCGCGCCGTTCTTGGCGGTGCGGTTTCCGGCCGCGTCGTAGGCGTAGGTGTCTGCGTGGTTTGCGAACTGGACGCGGGTTAGGCGGTTTACGGCGTCGTTCCTTGTCCGGCGCAAACGCCTGCCAGTTGATCACCAGTCGCTGACTTCGGAAGCACCTCCCGTTAGCCTCCCTGCGTGACCCGCGCCAAGCAGATCTCGCGAGTTGTCTTCGGCCTTCTCGTGCTCGCCACGTTCTTTTCGTTCTTCGTCGCGCAACGGCTGAAGAGCACGGATCCGCTGGTCTACTCGGTGAACATCAAGCGATACATCTCGCCGAATGCGGATGGGGTGCGTGACAAGGGGCGGGTTCGGTTCAGGACCAAGAAGGCCGACGTCGTTCGCGTCGAGGTTGTTGACCGCACCGGCAGCCCAGTGCGCGTCCTCGCCGACGACGAGAAGCTCGAAGCGGGACCGCACACCTTCTACTGGAACGGTCGCTACCGCGGGTTCCTCGACGCCCAGGGCAACAAAAACCGCGGGGCCGCCGTGGCCGACGGCGCTTACCGCGTGCGGATCACGATGCGGGACAACGGGCGAACTTTCGTGCCGGACCAGTTCTTCGTCGTCGATTCCGTGGCACCAGAGCTCTCCGCGACCGTCAACGGTGGACACACGATCTCGATCCTCCAGGAACGCAAGCCGGTCAGGGTCAGTTTCAGCGGCGTCGAAGGAACCCGGCGCGCCGTCTTTCTTGTCTACCGCGTGCGCGGACAGCGCGCTGGCGCAAAGCCGATCGCCTCGTTTTTCAGCGAACGCGGAAAGAACAGCGGAACCTGGGATCAGACAGTCGGATACTTCCGCGAGTGGAGCGAGCCGTGTCTTGGCGTCAAGCGCAGTGGGCGCGCTCGACCGGCGCCGGTTAGCAGCTACGTGATCATCGCGAAGGCGTGTGATGCGGCGGGCAACCAGGGGACCAGCAGCACGACGCTGCCGCCGCGGGCGGGAACAACTCGTGGACTCTCCGGCATCACGCTTACGGGAGTTCAAATCGCGCCGCCGGTAATGCCAGTGATGATCGACGCACGCACGAGTTTCCGCGTAAACCCGCCGAGCGGGGGGTACAACTACAGGCTCCAGCGTGTCGGCGGCCGGGCCGTTGCGACTGGCCGTGGACGCGGTCCGACGCTGCGAATCGACATCCCGCGCACGTCTGCCGGGCTCTACACGCTCCGCGTCGCGGCGCGCAGGCCGGTGCGCGGCGATCGCGGCATCGCGAGGACGCCAGTGGCGGTCAATGCGGGTCGAAGCAAGAAGTTCATGATCGTTCAGCCCTCAATCGCCTGGCAGGCAACCAACCCTGTTGACACGACCGGTGACGGATTCTCCGACGCCTACCCGCAGCTCCCGCCGGGCAAGCAGCAGAGCATCGCGCTGAATCGCTTCCTTGCGCTGCAGTCGGGGACGGTTGGATTCGAATCGCAGGAAGGCGCGTTGTCTGAGTACCTGACGACCTCGCAACGAGGGCTCTCCGCGCAGACAACGACCGATGCCGCGCTTGCCGCAGACCCTACGGCCGCCTTGAAAGGCAAAGATGCAATCCTGTTCACCGGTGACGAGCGCTGGATCACGGCCGAGCTCGGCGTTGCGCTGCGCGCGTTCGTCCAGCGCGGGGGTAAGGTCGCGTTCTTCTCGGCCGATGCGTTCCGCCGCACCGTCTCGCTCACCACCACCGACGTGGTTGGCCCGACCGAGCACCGCCAACGCGACATCTTCGGCGAGACGGTTCAATCAGTCAGCGAGGCGCCGGCTCCGGTCATCGCGTTCCAGGATGAACTCGGATTGCTGCGAGGCCCGACCGGACTGTTCACAAACTTCGAGCAGTCCAGGCAACAGGCCAGGGGCGCCGAGATCCTCACGGCTGCCGGTCGAGAAGCCGGCGCACCGGCGCTGATCGGTTACAAGCTCGGCAAGGGCACCGTGATTCGAGTCGGCGTGCGCGGCTGGTCTGCGGAACTCGCGGGCGGCGAACAGCCGAACGTCGCCTACACCACCGCCGCGATCATCGAGGTGCTGACGCGATGATGCAGCTAGGAGTTGTAGGCGCGCTCGAGAGCCTCGGCCTCGTGTTGATTGCTGCGCTGATCGCAGGCTGGCTACTCGCCTCGAGCGAACGCATGCGCTGGACCAGCGCCGTGCTCGTGCTCGTGCTCACGCCGCTCGTGCTCGCCGGTTCAGTTGTCGGCGACGAGCAGTCGAGCCTGCCAGAACTCTCTGCTCCTTTGATCGGGGCTGGTTTGATCGCCGGTGTGATCGCGCTGGCGGCGGTCGCCGCGGTGTTCGTGAAGTACCCCCGCGCCGTAATGCCGATCGCTCTCGCCACGATCGCCTTCCGCGTGCCGATTGACATCGGCGGCGACTCAGTGAAGCTTCTGCTCCCGCTCTACCTGACGATCGGCGGCGCCGTCGTTGCGCGCGCGTGGATGTACTGGCGCGGACGCGCGCTCGATGCTCCTCGCGGGCCGAAGCTGCTGGACCTCACGATCGTGGCCTTCCTCGGCCTCTACGCAATCCAGAGCCTCTACGCCGACGACGTCTCGGTCGCCACCCAGAACTTCTGCTTCTTCTACGCGCCGTTCGTGTTGCTCTACGGCCTCGCTGCTTCGCAGAAGTGGGATGCCAAGTTGCTTCGCACCTGCTTTGTCACTCTCGTGTCAGTCGCGTTGGTGCTCGTCTTTGCGGGATTCATCGAGTTCGCCCGCGGTCGCTATCTGATCACGATCGGCGGATCGCAGCCCTCGGATTTTGACCCGTACTTCCGCGTGCAGTCGCTCTTCTTCGACCCGAACATCTACGGGCGGTTCCTGGCGGTCGTGATGCTCGTGGCGGCGGCGGTGATGCTCTTCACCGACAAGACCAAGCGCGTGCTCGGCGCGGCGTTGATCCTCGCGATCCTCTGGGCGGGACTGGTGCTGTCGCTCTCGCAGTCGAGCTTTGCTGCGCTGCTTTCTGGACTGATCGTGCTCGCGGCGCTTAGATGGAAGGCGAAACCTGTGCTGATCCTGACCGGGGCGGCGATGCTCCTCGGGGCGATCTTCGCGATCGCGTTCCCATCTGTGACCGGCGTAGAGCTGACAAGCGGCAAGGGTGCAGAGAGAGCAACGAGCGGGCGGCTCGACCTCGTGACCGGCGGCCTCACTCTGTGGAGCCAGAAGCCATTCTTCGGCCACGGCTCCGGTGACTTCTCCGAGTCCTACCGTGCCAACAAGCTCGCCAAGCGCACCGTCTTCGGACCGGCAAGCACGACCAAGTCCCACACCGCGCCACTGACGGTCGCGGCTGAGCAGGGGATCGTGGGGCTCGCGGCGTTCATCGCTCTGCTGGTCGCCGGATTCGGCGCGGTCTTCCGCAGAGTCGGCAGGGAGGACGGTCCGCGAAAACGTCCCGGCCTGGTCGCCCGCGTCGCAGTTGCCGCTGGCTTCACTGCGATCTTCGTTCATGCTCTGGCTTATGCCGCGTTCCTGGAGGACCCGCTGATGTGGGTGCTGCTCGGCTCCGCGGTCTCGCTCGCGGCCATCCCGCGCAACGGCGTCGAAGAAGAATCCAAAGAAACCTCGTGATCAGCTACCTCCGCAGGCTCGCAAAGACCGGCTCGGCCTACACCGCGTCGAGCGTCCTGGCCAAGCTGATCGCGCTCTTCACGCTGCCGATCTACACGAAGTACGTCTCGCCCGCCGGCTTCGGACAGGTCGAGATCATCGCCACAACGGTGATCGTGCTTTCGATCCTTTTCAGGCTCGGCGCGATCGAGGCGTTGCTGCGCTTCTACTTCCTCGACAAGTACGACCCGCGCCAAGTCATCCGGACCGGCTTCTGGGGATTGGCGGTCACGACGACGATCGGTGTGGCGATCTGCTTCGCGCTGGCTGGTCCGCTCGCAACCATTCTGCTCCGCGACGCGCCGGGCGCAGACACGCTGGTGCAGATCGCGACGATCTGGTTCTGGTTTGCGACGTTCTACGAACTGCTGATGGCGCTCTTCCGGGTTGAGGAGAAGGCCGGCGCGTACGCGCTGGCGAGCATGACCAATGTGCTGATCACAGTGCCGCTCTCGTTGTGGTTCGTGATCGGCCGCGACATGGGAGCGGAAGGCCTCGTGCTCGGCAACGCGCTCGGCACGATGATCGTCGTCAGCGGGCTGCTGATCGTTCACGTCACTGCTGGCCGCATCCCAAAGCCCGGCCTGCCCCTCGCCAGCCCGATGCTGCGCTTCGGCCTACCGACCGTGCCGGGCGAGATCTCGCTCTACGCGCTCAACTGGGTCGATCGGATTCTGCTCGTGAACATCCCGGCCTCGCGAACGGCCGGCCTCGCCGCCGCCGGCCTGTACTCGATCGCCTACAAGCTCTCTCAAGGTGTGACCATATTTGTGCGCGCCTTTCAACTCGCGTGGCCGCCGCTGGCCTACTCGATCAAGTCGGATGCCGAGGCCAAAGTCGTCTACGGGCGCGTGCTCACCTACTACCTC
This region of Solirubrobacterales bacterium genomic DNA includes:
- a CDS encoding O-antigen ligase family protein: MMQLGVVGALESLGLVLIAALIAGWLLASSERMRWTSAVLVLVLTPLVLAGSVVGDEQSSLPELSAPLIGAGLIAGVIALAAVAAVFVKYPRAVMPIALATIAFRVPIDIGGDSVKLLLPLYLTIGGAVVARAWMYWRGRALDAPRGPKLLDLTIVAFLGLYAIQSLYADDVSVATQNFCFFYAPFVLLYGLAASQKWDAKLLRTCFVTLVSVALVLVFAGFIEFARGRYLITIGGSQPSDFDPYFRVQSLFFDPNIYGRFLAVVMLVAAAVMLFTDKTKRVLGAALILAILWAGLVLSLSQSSFAALLSGLIVLAALRWKAKPVLILTGAAMLLGAIFAIAFPSVTGVELTSGKGAERATSGRLDLVTGGLTLWSQKPFFGHGSGDFSESYRANKLAKRTVFGPASTTKSHTAPLTVAAEQGIVGLAAFIALLVAGFGAVFRRVGREDGPRKRPGLVARVAVAAGFTAIFVHALAYAAFLEDPLMWVLLGSAVSLAAIPRNGVEEESKETS
- a CDS encoding oligosaccharide flippase family protein — protein: MISYLRRLAKTGSAYTASSVLAKLIALFTLPIYTKYVSPAGFGQVEIIATTVIVLSILFRLGAIEALLRFYFLDKYDPRQVIRTGFWGLAVTTTIGVAICFALAGPLATILLRDAPGADTLVQIATIWFWFATFYELLMALFRVEEKAGAYALASMTNVLITVPLSLWFVIGRDMGAEGLVLGNALGTMIVVSGLLIVHVTAGRIPKPGLPLASPMLRFGLPTVPGEISLYALNWVDRILLVNIPASRTAGLAAAGLYSIAYKLSQGVTIFVRAFQLAWPPLAYSIKSDAEAKVVYGRVLTYYLLITGGVVTALTLLAGPLVRLLTSQPDFYAADRAVPYVATGVVFYGAYLVLVSAVARMGKTGSLFPVAFAGLVVNIGLGLLLIPDHNIVGAGIALVGAYLVLLGLMYIRARQTLGIVLEWRRILQIAGVAVAVAVIGDNLLEPVGTAAVFERIAWWFLYPALLLITGFFSRAELAQIRDVRALIKRARGSKSLGDRPDVTQEVHGPE